A part of Myxococcus landrumus genomic DNA contains:
- the cysT gene encoding sulfate ABC transporter permease subunit CysT gives MATHARRHVLPGFKLSLGFTWTYVGLLVLIPLSSLFLKTFSLTWPQFWETVTAPRALAAYRLSFGASFVAALANVVFGLLVAWVLVRYRFPGRSFVESLVDLPFALPTAVAGLTLTTLFSSKGWYGQHLEALGFKVAYSSVGVAVALTFIGLPFVVRTVQPVLEDIDADVEEAAATLGATPTQTFTRVLFPAILPALLSGFTLAFARALGEYGSVVFISGNMPLRTEIVPLLIVTKLEQYDYAGATAIAVVMLVASFLLLLIVNVLQRWSHRRLEARPGA, from the coding sequence ATGGCGACCCATGCTCGCAGGCACGTCCTGCCTGGCTTCAAGCTGTCACTGGGTTTCACCTGGACCTATGTCGGGCTGCTCGTCCTCATCCCGCTCTCCAGCCTCTTCCTCAAGACGTTCTCCCTGACGTGGCCGCAGTTCTGGGAGACGGTGACGGCGCCTCGCGCCCTCGCGGCGTACCGGCTCAGCTTTGGTGCGTCGTTCGTGGCGGCGCTGGCCAACGTCGTCTTCGGACTCCTGGTGGCATGGGTGCTCGTGCGCTACCGCTTTCCGGGCCGCTCCTTCGTGGAGTCGCTGGTGGACCTGCCCTTCGCGCTGCCCACCGCGGTGGCGGGGCTGACGCTCACCACGCTGTTCTCCTCGAAGGGTTGGTATGGCCAGCACCTGGAGGCGCTGGGCTTCAAGGTGGCCTACTCCTCCGTGGGCGTGGCCGTGGCGCTGACCTTCATCGGCTTGCCCTTCGTGGTGCGCACGGTGCAGCCCGTCCTGGAGGACATCGACGCGGACGTCGAGGAGGCCGCGGCGACGCTGGGCGCCACCCCCACGCAGACCTTCACGCGGGTGTTGTTCCCAGCGATTCTTCCCGCGCTGCTCAGCGGCTTCACCCTGGCGTTCGCCCGGGCGCTGGGCGAGTACGGCTCCGTCGTCTTCATCTCGGGCAACATGCCGCTGCGCACGGAGATTGTTCCGCTGCTCATCGTCACCAAGCTGGAGCAGTACGACTACGCGGGCGCCACGGCCATCGCCGTCGTGATGCTGGTGGCGTCGTTCCTCCTCTTGCTCATCGTCAACGTGCTCCAGCGCTGGAGCCACCGCCGGCTGGAAGCCCGGCCTGGAGCGTGA
- the cysW gene encoding sulfate ABC transporter permease subunit CysW translates to MLAPSIWMSRRNTRTLEGSAWVRWSLILLALGFLALFLFVPLVAVFSFAFQKGWEAYLAAIVEPEARSAIFLTLTAAAIAVPLNLVFGLAAAWLLARFRFRGRSLLLTLIDLPFSVSPVIAGLIFVLLFGRQGWLGPFLAEHDIQVIFAVPGIVLATVFITFPFVAREVLPVMQTQGSDEEEAALTLGAGGWRTFLRVTLPKVKWGVLYGVILCNARAMGEFGAVSVVSGHVRGVTTTLPLHAEILYNEYDFAGAFAVASLLTLLALVTLVLKKYVEWRSEVS, encoded by the coding sequence ATGCTCGCCCCCTCGATATGGATGTCGCGTCGCAACACGCGGACCCTGGAAGGCTCGGCCTGGGTCCGTTGGTCGCTCATCCTCCTGGCGCTGGGCTTCCTGGCGCTCTTTCTCTTCGTCCCGCTGGTGGCCGTCTTCTCCTTCGCCTTCCAGAAGGGCTGGGAGGCGTACCTGGCGGCCATCGTCGAACCCGAGGCCCGCTCCGCCATCTTCCTCACGTTGACGGCGGCGGCCATCGCGGTGCCCCTCAACCTCGTCTTCGGCCTGGCCGCCGCGTGGCTCCTGGCGCGGTTCCGCTTCCGGGGACGCTCGCTGCTGCTGACGCTCATCGACCTGCCGTTCAGCGTGTCGCCCGTCATCGCGGGGCTCATCTTCGTGCTGCTCTTCGGGCGGCAGGGCTGGCTGGGCCCGTTCCTGGCCGAGCACGACATCCAGGTCATCTTCGCGGTGCCGGGCATCGTCCTGGCGACGGTGTTCATCACCTTCCCGTTCGTCGCCCGGGAGGTGCTGCCGGTGATGCAGACGCAGGGCAGCGACGAGGAGGAAGCGGCGCTGACGTTGGGGGCGGGAGGCTGGCGCACGTTCCTGCGCGTCACGCTGCCGAAGGTGAAGTGGGGTGTGCTCTATGGCGTCATCCTCTGCAACGCGCGAGCGATGGGAGAGTTTGGCGCGGTCTCCGTGGTGTCCGGGCACGTGCGGGGTGTCACCACGACGCTGCCGCTGCACGCGGAGATTCTCTACAACGAATACGATTTCGCGGGTGCGTTCGCCGTGGCGTCTCTGCTGACGCTGCTCGCGCTCGTGACGCTCGTGCTGAAGAAGTACGTGGAGTGGAGGAGCGAGGTGTCATGA
- a CDS encoding sulfate/molybdate ABC transporter ATP-binding protein, giving the protein MSIIVEQLTRRFSPGGSPAVADVSFHAPKGAITSLLGPSGAGKSTLLRLIAGLEVPDVGRVLIDGVDCTSLPVQQRNVGVVFQSYALFRHMTVRENIAFGLNVRKLPREQVEARVDEMLRLVQLEALGGRHPGQLSGGQRQRVAFARALAIRPRVLLLDEPFGALDTRVREELREWLHALHESTGLTTLLVTHDQQEALEISQHVVVMSEGRMAQSGSPEDIYDRPLSPFVASFIGGASVLRGHVLEGRVAVGSLALAVPPAAREGEAVHAFVRPHDVKLARTVVGGRGLSPVMGTVERLKSVGGFVKVLLRLPSGDEVTVQVPRTEFDELGVTEGDAVHADVRTATVFVGDYAI; this is encoded by the coding sequence ATGAGCATCATCGTCGAGCAACTCACCCGGCGTTTTTCCCCGGGCGGCAGTCCCGCCGTCGCGGATGTCTCCTTCCACGCGCCCAAGGGCGCCATCACCTCCCTGTTGGGGCCGTCCGGCGCGGGCAAGTCCACGCTCCTTCGCCTTATCGCGGGACTGGAGGTGCCCGACGTGGGTCGGGTCCTCATCGACGGCGTGGACTGTACGTCCCTGCCCGTGCAGCAACGCAACGTGGGCGTCGTGTTCCAGAGCTACGCCCTGTTCCGTCACATGACGGTGCGGGAGAACATCGCCTTCGGCCTCAACGTGCGGAAGCTGCCTCGCGAGCAGGTGGAGGCTCGCGTGGACGAGATGCTGCGCCTGGTCCAACTCGAAGCGCTGGGCGGGCGTCACCCCGGTCAGCTCTCCGGTGGACAGCGTCAGCGCGTGGCCTTCGCGCGGGCGCTGGCCATCCGCCCTCGGGTGTTGTTGTTGGACGAGCCCTTCGGGGCGCTCGACACCCGCGTGCGGGAGGAGCTGCGGGAGTGGCTCCACGCGCTGCACGAGAGCACGGGGCTGACGACGCTGCTGGTGACCCATGACCAGCAGGAGGCCCTGGAAATTTCGCAGCACGTCGTGGTGATGAGCGAGGGGCGCATGGCGCAGTCGGGCTCACCGGAGGACATCTACGACCGGCCCCTGTCGCCCTTCGTCGCGTCGTTCATCGGCGGGGCGAGTGTCCTCCGCGGCCACGTCCTGGAGGGCAGGGTGGCGGTGGGTTCGCTCGCGTTGGCGGTGCCTCCGGCCGCTCGCGAGGGGGAGGCTGTGCATGCCTTCGTGAGGCCCCACGACGTGAAGCTGGCTCGGACGGTGGTGGGAGGGCGGGGGCTCTCGCCGGTGATGGGCACGGTGGAGCGGCTGAAGTCCGTGGGCGGCTTCGTCAAGGTGCTGCTGCGTCTGCCTTCTGGGGACGAAGTCACCGTCCAGGTGCCTCGCACGGAGTTCGATGAGCTGGGTGTCACCGAGGGCGACGCGGTCCACGCGGATGTGCGCACCGCCACCGTCTTCGTGGGGGACTACGCCATCTGA